One stretch of Streptomyces sp. MMBL 11-1 DNA includes these proteins:
- a CDS encoding Na+/H+ antiporter subunit A: protein MIALIVAHFALAACAGPLVHRLGRRAFVLLALPPAAATVWALTRWSTTASGGADTWSWQWIPDYGVALDLRLDALAELMVLLAAGVGALVLLYCASYFTDDTPQLGRFAGNLLAFAGAMLALVLADDLITLYVFWELTTVFSYLLIGHGSEHRHSRRSALQALVVTTFGGLAMLVGFLILGQAAGTYRISEIVADPPGTTLAVSVAVVLVLCGALSKSAIWPFSMWLPNAMAAPTPVSAYLHAAAMVKAGVYLVARLAPAFADVPVWKPVVLVLGGATMLLGGWRALRLNDLKLVLAYGTVSQLGFLTLLAGTGNRDAALAAAAMILGHALFKAPLFLVTGIVDHATGTRDLRELSGVGRSLPYVAVVGALAAASMAALPPLLGFAAKEAAIEALLHGSAADRWSLAVVVAGSALTTAYTLRFVWGAFARKPGLPDTPAHRVGWVFLGPPALLAALGLALGPGVGWTDRLLGAYADTFPAEAKPYHLALWHGLGPALLLSALAWAAGAVLFLGRNHVTRLSRRIAWPTADSVFGHLLLGQERLALQVTGFIQRGSLSVYLATTLLVMLGGQLAVLIVDTPWDGAVRPRLWDNPLQGAVAALTCAAALLCLTVRRRMKAVVLAGLTGYGTALLFVVQGAPDLALTQFCVETVSMIVFVLVLRRMPVHFHETVSTWRRAARIPMALAAAATVGVGMWVAAAARTAEPAGAAMVREVADHGLKDVVATILVDLRAWDTMGESAVLAAAAVGVTSLIYLHRRSEGTMAQEELRGRTAWSLSAHHASKLPRGDDAAPERGWLAAGATLAPEHRSIVFEVVARLLFHPILVLSVYLLFCAESLPGGGFVAGLVAGLALITRYLAGGRFELAEAAPLQPGLFTGLGLFISTGVGLLGLVDGTVLHAFTYYGELPVFGTYHLSTSVLFDFGVYLLVLGVVLDIVRALGAKIDRQIERAAGVLTPEGGPEAGGSPR from the coding sequence GTGATCGCGCTCATCGTCGCCCACTTCGCCCTGGCGGCCTGCGCGGGCCCGCTGGTGCACCGGCTCGGCCGACGGGCCTTCGTCCTGCTGGCCCTGCCCCCGGCAGCGGCCACCGTCTGGGCGCTCACCCGCTGGAGCACCACCGCGTCCGGAGGCGCGGACACCTGGTCCTGGCAGTGGATCCCGGACTACGGCGTCGCCCTGGACCTGCGCCTGGACGCCCTGGCCGAACTGATGGTGCTGCTCGCCGCCGGGGTCGGCGCGCTCGTCCTGCTCTACTGCGCCTCCTACTTCACCGACGACACCCCACAGCTGGGCCGCTTCGCCGGGAACCTCCTCGCCTTCGCGGGCGCGATGCTCGCCCTCGTCCTTGCCGACGACCTGATCACGCTCTATGTTTTCTGGGAACTGACCACGGTCTTCTCCTACCTGCTCATCGGCCACGGCAGCGAACACCGGCACAGCCGCCGCTCCGCCCTCCAAGCCCTCGTCGTCACCACGTTCGGCGGCCTCGCCATGCTCGTCGGCTTCCTGATCCTCGGTCAGGCCGCCGGCACCTACCGGATCTCCGAGATCGTCGCCGACCCGCCCGGGACGACCCTCGCCGTGTCCGTCGCCGTCGTCCTCGTGCTGTGCGGGGCCCTGTCGAAGTCCGCGATCTGGCCGTTCTCCATGTGGCTGCCGAACGCCATGGCCGCGCCCACCCCCGTCAGCGCCTATCTGCACGCCGCCGCCATGGTCAAGGCCGGCGTCTACCTGGTCGCCCGGCTCGCCCCCGCCTTCGCCGACGTCCCCGTCTGGAAACCCGTCGTGCTCGTCCTCGGCGGCGCGACCATGCTGCTCGGCGGCTGGCGTGCGCTGCGCCTGAACGACCTCAAGCTCGTCCTCGCCTACGGGACCGTCAGCCAGCTCGGCTTCCTCACCCTGCTCGCCGGGACCGGCAACCGCGACGCCGCGCTCGCCGCCGCCGCGATGATCCTCGGACACGCCCTCTTCAAGGCCCCGCTGTTCCTCGTCACCGGCATCGTCGACCACGCCACCGGCACCCGCGACCTGCGCGAACTGTCCGGCGTCGGCCGCTCCCTGCCGTACGTCGCCGTCGTCGGCGCCCTCGCCGCCGCCTCCATGGCCGCGCTCCCACCGCTGCTCGGCTTCGCCGCGAAGGAGGCCGCCATCGAGGCGCTGCTGCACGGCTCCGCCGCCGACCGGTGGTCGCTGGCCGTCGTCGTCGCGGGCTCCGCGCTGACCACCGCGTACACCCTGCGCTTCGTCTGGGGCGCGTTCGCCCGCAAGCCCGGCCTCCCCGACACCCCCGCCCACCGCGTCGGGTGGGTCTTCCTCGGTCCGCCCGCCCTGCTCGCCGCCCTCGGCCTGGCCCTCGGCCCCGGCGTCGGCTGGACCGACCGGCTGCTGGGCGCGTACGCCGACACGTTCCCGGCCGAGGCGAAGCCGTACCACCTCGCCCTCTGGCACGGGCTCGGCCCCGCCCTGCTCCTGTCGGCCCTCGCCTGGGCCGCGGGCGCCGTGCTCTTCCTCGGCCGCAACCACGTCACCCGGCTCTCCCGCCGGATCGCCTGGCCCACCGCCGACAGCGTCTTCGGCCATCTGCTGCTCGGGCAGGAACGTCTCGCCCTCCAGGTCACCGGCTTCATCCAGCGCGGCTCCCTCTCCGTGTACCTGGCCACCACCCTGCTCGTCATGCTCGGCGGGCAACTCGCCGTCCTCATCGTCGACACCCCCTGGGACGGGGCGGTGCGACCCCGGCTCTGGGACAACCCGCTCCAGGGCGCGGTCGCCGCCCTCACCTGCGCCGCCGCCCTGCTGTGCCTGACCGTGCGACGGCGCATGAAAGCCGTCGTCCTGGCCGGCCTCACCGGATACGGCACCGCCCTGCTGTTCGTCGTCCAGGGAGCGCCCGACCTGGCGCTCACCCAGTTCTGCGTCGAGACCGTTTCGATGATCGTCTTCGTGCTGGTGCTGCGCCGGATGCCCGTCCACTTCCACGAGACCGTCAGCACCTGGCGGCGGGCCGCCCGGATCCCCATGGCCCTCGCGGCGGCCGCCACCGTCGGCGTCGGCATGTGGGTCGCCGCCGCCGCGCGCACGGCCGAACCGGCCGGCGCCGCCATGGTCCGGGAGGTCGCCGACCACGGGCTCAAGGACGTCGTGGCCACCATCCTCGTGGACCTGCGCGCCTGGGACACGATGGGGGAGTCCGCCGTCCTCGCCGCCGCCGCGGTCGGCGTCACCAGCCTCATCTACCTGCACCGCCGCAGCGAGGGCACCATGGCCCAGGAGGAGCTGCGGGGCCGCACCGCATGGTCCCTCTCGGCGCACCACGCCTCCAAACTGCCGCGGGGCGACGACGCGGCCCCCGAACGCGGCTGGCTGGCCGCCGGAGCCACCCTCGCCCCCGAGCACCGCTCGATCGTCTTCGAAGTGGTGGCCCGGCTGCTGTTCCACCCGATCCTCGTGCTCTCGGTCTACCTGCTGTTCTGCGCCGAGTCCCTGCCCGGCGGCGGGTTCGTCGCCGGGCTGGTCGCCGGACTCGCCCTGATCACCCGCTACCTGGCGGGCGGCCGCTTCGAACTCGCCGAGGCCGCCCCCCTGCAACCAGGACTCTTCACCGGACTCGGCCTCTTCATCTCCACCGGGGTGGGCCTCCTCGGACTCGTCGACGGCACCGTCCTGCACGCCTTCACGTACTACGGAGAGCTGCCGGTCTTCGGCACCTACCACCTGAGCACCTCGGTCCTCTTCGACTTCGGCGTCTACCTGCTGGTCCTCGGCGTCGTCCTGGACATCGTGCGGGCCCTCGGCGCCAAGATCGACCGGCAGATCGAACGGGCGGCGGGCGTCCTCACCCCCGAGGGCGGCCCCGAGGCGGGAGGGTCCCCCCGATGA
- a CDS encoding Na(+)/H(+) antiporter subunit C — MTVSASLLATAVVLCAVGGILMLTRPLTRILLGAVVLGNGINLLVLSSTGRAGAAPLLYGVSLSRITDPLPQAIALTAIVITLATTAFLLAMAYRSHQITGTDEVHDDLEDRRIVLRAEVLGERAQLREQFRSGAEPTAEEREHYREERRRLRDRLRADRARQARGRDASGNLWNDVLGADPEDYARDGDAKADDRYPRDRGADG, encoded by the coding sequence ATGACCGTCAGCGCCTCGCTCCTCGCCACCGCCGTCGTGCTCTGCGCCGTCGGCGGCATCCTCATGCTCACCCGCCCGCTGACCCGCATCCTGCTCGGCGCCGTCGTCCTCGGCAACGGCATCAACCTGCTGGTCCTCTCCTCCACCGGCCGGGCCGGAGCGGCGCCCCTGCTCTACGGGGTGTCCCTGAGCCGGATCACCGACCCGCTGCCCCAGGCCATCGCGCTGACCGCCATCGTCATCACCCTGGCCACCACCGCCTTCCTGCTGGCCATGGCCTACCGCAGCCACCAGATCACCGGCACCGACGAGGTCCACGACGACCTGGAGGACCGCCGCATCGTGCTGCGCGCCGAAGTCCTCGGCGAACGCGCCCAGTTGCGCGAACAGTTCCGGTCGGGGGCCGAGCCCACCGCCGAGGAGCGCGAACACTACCGCGAGGAGCGCCGACGGCTCCGCGACCGGCTCCGCGCCGACCGCGCCCGCCAGGCCCGGGGCCGCGACGCCTCCGGCAACCTCTGGAACGACGTGCTGGGCGCGGACCCGGAGGACTACGCACGCGACGGCGACGCCAAGGCGGACGACCGCTACCCCCGCGACCGAGGAGCCGACGGATGA
- a CDS encoding Na+/H+ antiporter subunit D, with translation MNALVPLPVLLPLCATGLSLAFGTRLGRFQRFISVAVLTAVLALSVILMIAADRQGPLSVHLGDFAPPLGITLVADRLSGLMLTVSSAITLCVLVYSLGQGMTDRDKETPLAVFHPAYLILVSGVSCTFLSGDLVNLFVGFEIMLVASFVLLTLGGTGPRMRAGSTYVIISLFSSMLFLTAIAMTYAATGTANFAQLAGRLADLPIGVQTLIQALLLTVFAIKAAVFPVAAWLPDSYPTAPAPVTAVFAGLLTKVGVYCMLRTETLLFPGNRLGDLLMAIALASMVIGILGAVAQTDLKRLLSFTLISHIGYMVFGIGLATREAYGGAIVYVAHHITVQTTLFLVAGLLERRGGTTELTRLGGLARAAPMLAALFFVPAMNLAGIPPLSGFIGKLGLMRAGVADGGGWAWLLVAGSAATSLLTLYVVAKVWNLAFWRAAPPGQAAAGTVLESGDDSDDDPDAGPDRIRGTGDEGIAPAPRPAGRAAVAATLHERAVITTSRLPHPMTAATAATIAIGLAFTVFAGPFTAFTDRTAAEILRRTPYVQEVLGR, from the coding sequence ATGAACGCGCTCGTCCCCCTGCCCGTGCTGCTGCCCCTGTGCGCCACCGGCCTCAGCCTCGCCTTCGGCACCCGCCTGGGGCGCTTCCAGCGCTTCATCAGCGTCGCCGTGCTGACCGCCGTACTCGCGCTCTCGGTGATCCTCATGATCGCCGCCGACCGGCAGGGCCCGCTCTCCGTCCACCTCGGGGACTTCGCCCCGCCGCTCGGCATCACCCTGGTCGCCGACCGGCTGTCCGGGCTGATGCTCACGGTCTCCTCGGCCATCACGCTCTGCGTGCTCGTCTACTCCCTCGGCCAGGGCATGACCGACCGGGACAAGGAGACCCCGCTCGCCGTCTTCCACCCCGCCTACCTGATCCTCGTCTCCGGTGTCTCCTGCACGTTCCTCTCGGGCGACCTCGTCAATCTCTTCGTCGGCTTCGAGATCATGCTGGTCGCCAGCTTCGTCCTGCTCACCCTCGGCGGCACCGGGCCCCGGATGCGGGCGGGCTCCACCTACGTGATCATCTCGCTGTTCTCCTCGATGCTCTTCCTCACCGCCATCGCCATGACGTACGCGGCCACCGGCACCGCCAACTTCGCCCAGCTCGCGGGGCGGCTGGCCGACCTCCCCATCGGCGTACAGACCCTGATCCAGGCGCTGCTGCTGACCGTCTTCGCGATCAAGGCGGCCGTCTTCCCGGTCGCCGCCTGGCTCCCCGACTCCTACCCGACCGCCCCGGCCCCCGTGACCGCCGTCTTCGCCGGACTGCTCACCAAGGTCGGCGTCTACTGCATGCTGCGCACCGAGACCCTGCTCTTCCCCGGCAACCGCCTCGGCGACCTCCTGATGGCCATCGCACTGGCCTCGATGGTCATCGGCATCCTCGGCGCGGTCGCCCAGACCGACCTGAAGCGGCTGCTCTCGTTCACCCTGATCAGCCACATCGGCTACATGGTCTTCGGGATCGGCCTCGCCACCCGAGAGGCGTACGGCGGGGCCATCGTGTACGTCGCCCACCACATCACCGTCCAGACGACCCTGTTCCTCGTCGCCGGGCTCCTCGAACGCCGGGGCGGCACCACGGAGCTGACCCGGCTCGGCGGGCTGGCCAGGGCCGCGCCGATGCTCGCCGCGCTGTTCTTCGTCCCCGCGATGAACCTCGCCGGGATCCCCCCGCTGTCCGGCTTCATCGGCAAGCTCGGCCTGATGCGCGCCGGCGTCGCCGACGGCGGCGGCTGGGCCTGGCTGCTGGTAGCGGGCTCGGCCGCCACCAGCCTGCTGACGCTGTACGTGGTCGCCAAGGTCTGGAACCTCGCCTTCTGGCGCGCCGCCCCGCCCGGCCAGGCCGCCGCCGGAACGGTCCTGGAGTCCGGCGACGACAGCGACGACGACCCGGACGCGGGCCCGGACCGGATCCGCGGCACCGGTGACGAGGGCATCGCACCGGCCCCCCGCCCGGCAGGGCGGGCGGCCGTAGCCGCGACCCTGCACGAACGGGCCGTCATCACCACCAGTCGACTGCCCCACCCGATGACCGCGGCCACCGCGGCGACCATCGCGATCGGCCTCGCGTTCACGGTGTTCGCCGGCCCGTTCACCGCCTTCACCGACCGCACGGCCGCCGAGATCCTCCGGCGGACCCCTTACGTCCAGGAGGTGCTGGGCCGGTGA
- a CDS encoding Na+/H+ antiporter subunit E, which yields MKRILRLSFRNADLPPLSCELGTRRRVLDLPLIAWLTLIWVLLWSTLTWANVLTGLVVSVAVCLAFPLPRVDLGLRLHLWGILRLAGYLFCDMYTSGVKVTRQTFFGLPHRAAVIGVPLRCRGDLMLAATAVAVSNVPGGSIIEMRRATATVFLHVLDADRPEELEAARRQVWRIEELTVRAFGTPDEIARVAEPPPPPQLAAGRPAP from the coding sequence GTGAAACGCATCCTGCGCCTCTCGTTCCGCAACGCCGACCTGCCGCCGCTGAGCTGCGAACTCGGCACCCGCCGACGGGTGCTGGACCTCCCGCTGATCGCCTGGCTCACCCTCATCTGGGTGCTGCTCTGGTCCACCCTCACCTGGGCCAACGTCCTCACCGGCCTGGTCGTCTCGGTCGCGGTCTGCCTCGCCTTCCCGCTGCCCCGGGTCGACCTCGGACTGCGGCTCCACCTCTGGGGCATCCTGCGCCTGGCCGGCTATCTCTTCTGCGACATGTACACCTCCGGGGTGAAGGTCACCCGGCAGACCTTCTTCGGCCTGCCGCACCGGGCCGCCGTGATCGGAGTGCCCCTGCGCTGCCGCGGCGACCTGATGCTCGCGGCCACCGCCGTCGCCGTCTCCAACGTCCCCGGCGGCTCCATCATCGAGATGCGCCGGGCCACCGCCACCGTCTTCCTGCACGTCCTGGACGCCGACCGGCCCGAGGAGCTCGAAGCCGCCCGGCGCCAGGTGTGGCGGATCGAGGAACTGACCGTACGGGCCTTCGGCACCCCCGACGAGATCGCCCGGGTCGCCGAACCCCCGCCACCGCCCCAGCTCGCCGCAGGGAGACCCGCACCATGA
- a CDS encoding monovalent cation/H+ antiporter complex subunit F, protein MTVPEQVDHALLTTAVVLILLAGALLLARIWRGPSMLDRAISLDVCAALIIAGIAAKSAFARDPFYFPIMLVLAFLGFTGSVGIARFIAVRDRPRPPRPEDNTEEGPR, encoded by the coding sequence ATGACCGTGCCCGAACAGGTCGACCACGCCCTGCTGACCACCGCCGTCGTCCTGATCCTCCTCGCCGGGGCCCTGCTGCTGGCCCGGATCTGGCGCGGGCCCTCCATGCTGGACCGGGCGATCTCGCTGGATGTCTGCGCCGCCCTGATCATCGCCGGAATCGCCGCCAAGTCGGCGTTCGCCCGGGACCCGTTCTACTTCCCGATCATGCTGGTCCTGGCGTTCCTCGGGTTCACCGGCTCGGTGGGCATCGCCCGCTTCATCGCCGTACGCGACCGGCCCCGCCCCCCGCGCCCCGAAGACAACACCGAGGAGGGCCCGCGATGA
- the mnhG gene encoding monovalent cation/H(+) antiporter subunit G, whose product MSVWHQIADTAGAALLLVGAAICLLGVIGMIRLPDVLSRSHAATKPQTLGMILVLAGVALRLRGGMELATLGLIAFFQMLTGPVASHLVARSAYRTGQIEHGDLLFDELDEQLTDGT is encoded by the coding sequence ATGAGCGTCTGGCACCAGATCGCCGACACGGCCGGCGCCGCACTGCTCCTCGTCGGCGCCGCGATCTGTCTCCTCGGGGTGATCGGCATGATCCGCCTCCCGGACGTCCTCTCCCGCAGCCACGCGGCGACCAAGCCGCAGACCCTCGGCATGATCCTGGTCCTGGCCGGGGTCGCGCTACGGTTGCGCGGCGGCATGGAACTCGCCACCCTCGGTCTCATCGCCTTCTTCCAGATGCTCACCGGCCCGGTGGCCTCGCACCTGGTGGCACGTTCCGCGTACCGCACCGGCCAGATCGAACACGGTGATCTGCTCTTCGACGAACTCGACGAGCAGCTGACCGACGGCACGTGA
- a CDS encoding MOSC domain-containing protein: protein MTYGTVTTVSSSGGHTFGKVNRDSVTLLAGLGVEGDAHAGERVKHRSRVAQDPTQPNLRQVHLIHEELFTELAEAGFTVAPGELGENLTTRGIDLLALPTGTRLRIGDAAVVEVTGLRNPCLQIEAFQEGLLKQVVGRDATGAVVRKAGVMSVVRRGGVVRPGDTIAAELPGGPHRPLERV, encoded by the coding sequence ATGACGTACGGAACGGTCACGACGGTCAGCAGCAGCGGCGGGCACACCTTCGGCAAGGTGAACCGGGACAGCGTGACGCTGCTCGCCGGACTCGGGGTCGAGGGGGACGCCCACGCGGGCGAGCGGGTCAAGCACCGCTCCCGGGTCGCGCAGGACCCCACCCAGCCCAATCTGCGGCAGGTCCACCTGATCCACGAGGAGCTGTTCACCGAGCTGGCCGAGGCCGGTTTCACCGTGGCTCCCGGGGAGCTGGGCGAGAACCTCACCACCCGGGGCATCGACCTGCTCGCCCTCCCCACCGGCACGCGCTTGAGGATCGGCGACGCGGCGGTCGTCGAGGTCACCGGCCTGCGCAACCCCTGCCTCCAGATCGAGGCCTTCCAGGAGGGGCTGCTGAAGCAGGTCGTCGGCCGGGACGCGACGGGCGCGGTCGTGCGCAAGGCCGGTGTCATGAGCGTGGTCCGCCGGGGCGGTGTGGTCCGCCCCGGCGACACGATCGCCGCCGAACTCCCCGGGGGCCCGCACCGCCCGCTGGAACGCGTCTGA
- a CDS encoding CDP-alcohol phosphatidyltransferase family protein, with amino-acid sequence MGSTGTVLRELRGAQKSAKGVSLYSRYVNRPAGRMLAAGAYRAGMTPHQVTLASALFTYGAVVSVALVGPSWTLGVLVWAALAVGFALDSADGQLARLTGRGGPDGEWLDHVVDCGKLLLVHTAVLISFYRFGELPSEAWLLLPLGFQLAAVVTFCAGLLREQLGKAAASARGPSWAVPASGANVSRVRAVALLPADYGVFCLVFLLLGAPGAFRAGYAALAVVHTLFLAVFLAKWFRELKALRAG; translated from the coding sequence ATGGGAAGCACGGGCACAGTGCTGCGCGAATTGCGCGGCGCACAGAAGAGCGCCAAGGGCGTCTCGCTCTACTCGCGGTACGTGAACCGGCCCGCCGGGCGGATGCTCGCGGCCGGAGCGTACCGGGCGGGTATGACGCCCCATCAAGTGACGTTGGCCAGCGCGCTGTTCACCTACGGCGCAGTGGTGTCGGTCGCGCTCGTCGGGCCGTCCTGGACGCTCGGCGTGCTGGTCTGGGCGGCCCTCGCGGTCGGCTTCGCCCTCGACTCCGCCGACGGGCAGCTCGCCCGGCTCACCGGCCGGGGAGGCCCCGACGGGGAGTGGCTGGACCATGTCGTGGACTGCGGCAAGCTGCTGCTCGTCCATACCGCCGTCCTCATCTCCTTCTACCGCTTCGGGGAACTCCCTTCGGAGGCATGGCTGTTGCTCCCGCTGGGCTTCCAGCTGGCGGCGGTGGTGACCTTCTGCGCGGGCCTGCTGCGCGAGCAGCTCGGCAAGGCGGCGGCGAGTGCCCGGGGCCCGTCCTGGGCGGTGCCGGCTTCGGGGGCGAACGTCTCGCGGGTGCGGGCCGTGGCGCTGCTGCCCGCCGACTACGGGGTGTTCTGCCTGGTGTTCCTGCTGCTCGGCGCACCCGGGGCGTTCCGCGCCGGGTACGCCGCGCTCGCGGTGGTGCACACGCTGTTCCTGGCGGTCTTCCTCGCCAAGTGGTTCAGGGAGCTGAAAGCGCTCCGGGCCGGTTGA
- a CDS encoding adenylyltransferase/cytidyltransferase family protein, which translates to MVQHRVGYAPGVYDLFHVGHLNILRHARSQCDYLVAGVVSDEMAALAKGHTPMIPLRERLEIVRSVRFVDAAFVETVPDKVETWQQVRFDVIFKGDDWRGTEKGEKLERDFAEVGVEVVYFPYTVHTSSTQLRRALDVLVNRPGALSAP; encoded by the coding sequence ATGGTGCAGCACAGGGTGGGTTACGCACCCGGGGTGTACGACCTGTTCCACGTCGGGCACCTCAACATCCTGCGGCACGCCCGCAGTCAGTGCGACTACCTGGTCGCGGGGGTCGTGTCGGACGAGATGGCCGCCCTCGCCAAGGGCCACACGCCGATGATTCCGCTCCGCGAACGACTGGAGATCGTCCGCAGTGTCCGCTTCGTGGACGCCGCGTTCGTGGAGACCGTGCCGGACAAGGTCGAGACCTGGCAGCAGGTCCGGTTCGACGTGATCTTCAAGGGAGACGACTGGCGGGGCACGGAGAAGGGGGAGAAGCTGGAACGCGACTTCGCCGAAGTGGGCGTGGAGGTCGTCTACTTCCCGTACACCGTGCACACGTCCAGCACCCAGCTGCGCCGGGCACTGGACGTGCTCGTCAACCGGCCCGGAGCGCTTTCAGCTCCCTGA
- a CDS encoding glycosyltransferase, whose product MSEESRPGPSRGRRLLVVSTNYAPELTGIGPYATQLAEHWAASGARVRALTGMPHYPSWRLEEGYRGVWRTVEIRGGVGVHRRRHYVPRHQTALRRAAFEASILATGLFAPPPGRPDAVISQMPSLAGGVIGARLARRHGVPHIPVVQDLMGAAAAQSGIRGGGRAAAVAAAAERYALRGAALVGVIHESFVPGVTALGVDPGRIRTVPNWTHVRGPSADRAATRARLGWPEDTPVVLHSGNMGLKQGLDVLVDTARLAPDVRIVLMGDGNQRDALRARADGLPNVEFLEPARAEEFTDVLAAADVLAVTQRASVLDMSVPSKLTSYFTSGRPVIASVADEGGTADEVRRSGAGVLVAPEDPAALLAALRKLAADPAAAETLGAEGPRYVARHLSREAGLARFDALLAEVLPDAQGSLRR is encoded by the coding sequence ATGTCCGAAGAGTCAAGACCCGGCCCGTCGCGAGGCCGCCGACTTCTGGTGGTTTCGACCAACTACGCGCCGGAGCTCACGGGAATAGGCCCGTACGCCACCCAACTGGCCGAGCACTGGGCCGCGTCGGGCGCCCGGGTCCGGGCGCTCACCGGCATGCCGCACTACCCCTCCTGGCGGCTGGAGGAGGGGTACCGGGGCGTCTGGCGGACGGTGGAGATACGCGGCGGCGTCGGCGTGCACCGGCGCCGCCACTACGTACCGCGCCATCAGACCGCGCTCAGGCGTGCGGCGTTCGAGGCCAGCATCCTCGCCACCGGGCTCTTCGCCCCGCCGCCCGGCCGCCCGGACGCCGTCATCTCCCAGATGCCCAGCCTCGCCGGCGGCGTCATCGGAGCCCGGCTCGCCCGACGCCACGGCGTCCCCCACATCCCCGTCGTCCAGGACCTGATGGGCGCCGCGGCCGCGCAGAGCGGCATCCGGGGCGGCGGCAGGGCCGCCGCCGTCGCCGCGGCCGCCGAGCGGTACGCGCTGCGCGGGGCCGCCCTCGTCGGCGTCATCCACGAGAGCTTCGTCCCCGGCGTCACCGCGCTCGGCGTCGACCCCGGCCGCATCCGCACCGTCCCCAACTGGACCCATGTGCGCGGGCCCTCCGCCGACCGGGCCGCGACCCGCGCCCGGCTCGGCTGGCCCGAGGACACCCCGGTCGTCCTGCACTCCGGCAACATGGGCCTCAAGCAGGGTCTTGACGTCCTGGTGGACACCGCCCGCCTCGCCCCCGACGTCCGGATCGTCCTGATGGGCGACGGCAACCAGCGCGACGCCCTGCGCGCCCGCGCCGACGGGCTGCCCAACGTCGAGTTCCTGGAGCCCGCACGGGCCGAGGAGTTCACGGACGTGCTCGCCGCCGCCGACGTCCTCGCGGTCACCCAGCGCGCCTCGGTCCTCGACATGAGCGTCCCCTCCAAGCTCACCTCCTACTTCACCTCCGGACGCCCCGTGATCGCCTCGGTCGCCGACGAGGGCGGCACCGCCGACGAGGTCCGCCGCTCGGGGGCAGGGGTCCTCGTCGCTCCCGAGGACCCGGCCGCCCTGCTCGCGGCGTTGCGGAAGCTGGCCGCCGATCCGGCCGCCGCCGAGACCCTCGGGGCCGAGGGCCCGCGCTACGTCGCCCGCCACCTGAGCCGGGAGGCGGGCCTCGCCCGGTTCGACGCCCTGCTCGCCGAGGTCCTGCCGGACGCACAAGGGAGCCTTCGCCGATGA